The Brevibacillus brevis genome contains a region encoding:
- a CDS encoding SagB family peptide dehydrogenase, translating into MRRDVFLHNLLYDIEKIIPADWTVDWEDSPLVYKIYRELPVVPLSLEVPLSLEHGRNKQSSKPTIRDIGHFLWVTFGLTRVSDPGNDWDSFDQRSEELFRRFVPSGGALYPSELYVYVNMDDLPAGVYHYDAAHHRLVLLRKGNCDSYLAKALGYYCDMSECFAAVFVSTMFWKNFFKYHNLSYRLQGLDAGVLIGQLLEAAKRFGFTTGVYYQFLDRAVNHLLGLNQWEESVYAVIPLSIKSDINWFAHKREGMAIVLDKELYQKLPAVQHHSYIRSRRIRKYPMLIKLNEASKFESTDCFHRVRGEKKPAFGGPSLALPNVKPLNWDLMEASRKRFSPGERFILREVSQQQLATLFREATNAFFYRNDLDRIDIPEIQEQPRTRVSLYCCLYSVEGIPAGAYYYDYLSHKLRLIRLGDHRPILKQAMTMSDFDVPICLHVVGDYHYYRHKLGYRGYRIQQMEAGILVQKLLLVASSIGLAGHPLLDYDAKTCDKIYKITNVNQSCLIQVPVGPYRLPNTLTGHLYV; encoded by the coding sequence ATGCGCAGGGATGTATTTTTGCACAATCTGCTGTATGACATCGAAAAAATTATCCCCGCCGACTGGACAGTAGATTGGGAAGATTCCCCTCTGGTTTATAAGATCTATCGCGAACTGCCTGTCGTGCCGCTTTCGTTAGAAGTTCCGCTGTCTCTTGAACACGGCAGAAATAAACAATCATCGAAGCCAACCATTCGTGATATTGGCCATTTTCTCTGGGTCACATTTGGTCTTACCCGAGTGTCTGATCCAGGTAATGACTGGGATTCCTTCGACCAAAGATCAGAGGAGTTATTTCGAAGATTTGTTCCGTCTGGAGGGGCTTTGTATCCAAGCGAATTATACGTGTATGTAAACATGGATGACTTGCCCGCGGGAGTGTACCATTACGACGCTGCCCATCATCGTTTGGTGTTGCTGCGCAAAGGAAATTGCGATTCATATCTGGCAAAGGCTCTGGGTTACTATTGCGACATGTCAGAGTGTTTTGCTGCCGTATTTGTATCGACAATGTTTTGGAAAAATTTCTTTAAGTATCATAATCTGTCGTACCGCCTCCAAGGCTTGGATGCAGGGGTACTGATTGGCCAACTGCTTGAAGCAGCAAAAAGGTTTGGTTTTACAACAGGTGTTTACTATCAATTTCTCGATCGAGCCGTCAATCATCTGCTGGGGCTGAACCAATGGGAAGAAAGCGTATATGCGGTGATTCCTCTCTCGATAAAATCAGATATCAATTGGTTTGCCCATAAGCGTGAAGGAATGGCAATTGTCTTGGATAAAGAATTGTATCAGAAGTTACCCGCTGTTCAGCATCATTCCTATATCCGTTCTCGAAGGATTAGAAAGTATCCCATGCTGATAAAGTTGAATGAGGCATCGAAGTTCGAATCAACGGACTGCTTTCATCGGGTACGGGGAGAAAAAAAGCCTGCCTTTGGAGGTCCTTCTCTGGCATTACCAAACGTAAAACCTTTAAACTGGGATCTTATGGAGGCGAGCCGAAAGAGGTTTTCACCTGGTGAGCGCTTCATTTTACGCGAAGTGAGTCAACAGCAATTAGCCACTCTTTTCCGTGAGGCGACAAATGCTTTCTTCTACCGAAATGATCTGGATCGAATAGATATCCCCGAAATCCAAGAACAACCGAGGACTCGAGTTTCGTTGTACTGCTGTCTCTATTCTGTGGAGGGTATTCCCGCTGGCGCCTATTATTATGATTATCTTTCTCATAAATTAAGGCTCATTCGTCTTGGAGACCATCGCCCCATATTAAAACAGGCAATGACTATGAGCGACTTCGATGTTCCGATCTGCCTGCATGTGGTAGGGGACTATCATTACTACAGACATAAACTCGGATACAGAGGATATCGTATTCAACAAATGGAAGCGGGTATACTTGTACAAAAATTACTGTTGGTAGCTTCTTCGATCGGATTGGCAGGCCATCCGCTTCTCGATTATGAT
- a CDS encoding TOMM precursor leader peptide-binding protein: MSTVLMIVGEGLLADFVYRNLSSQYSVVQQPDCKADIPKEVELALVLHDFWHPSIHLQAEEVFKKAGIPWLRGFVSFGEGVVGPLVGPRMQGCPQCADFRRLMTRKNRRDLREIQLQLKNQKKRQRDAWASNTGMYQLANMITAEAQRVLQGSRPYTEQRTRIHLVNLQTLATSEHFFLPNPICEVCGELPEDTPEAARITLQPRPKANPNSYRICSLDVFKEVLIQEYLDFRTGMINQKTKDHLTPFAVMSVNLPMITSNEGAAGRTLSYEQSELTAILEALERYAGLHPRGKRTVICDSYEKVKDHALNPLKIGLHSEEQYASPGYPFQRFDPKRPMNWVWGYSFFKEKPILVPESIAYYDLKDDFVYENSNGCALGRCLEEAIFYGILEVVERDAFLLTWYAQLPLPRLDPESAKDKELLLMIERIKAVAGYDLYLYNATMENGIPSVWAITKNRKQKGVNLVCAAGSHPDPLRAVKTAVHELADMLLTLDEKYETHREEFLQMLHDPFRVQSMEDHGMLYSLPEAEERLHFLLHDDRPMRTFDEEFKLQAGHHDLTDDLKGILQIFKQLNLEVIVVNQTTPEMIRNELYSVKVLIPGMLPMTFGYHLTRVTGLDRVLNVPMQLGYTKHPLTYEQLNPHPHPFP, encoded by the coding sequence ATGAGCACAGTCCTGATGATTGTCGGAGAGGGATTGTTAGCGGATTTCGTATATCGAAACCTGTCCAGTCAATACAGTGTCGTGCAGCAGCCTGATTGTAAGGCTGATATACCCAAAGAGGTGGAATTGGCTTTAGTACTGCATGATTTCTGGCATCCTTCCATTCATCTGCAGGCTGAAGAGGTGTTCAAGAAGGCTGGCATTCCTTGGTTAAGGGGCTTTGTTTCATTTGGAGAGGGCGTAGTAGGACCACTCGTGGGACCACGTATGCAAGGATGTCCGCAGTGTGCCGACTTCCGAAGACTGATGACCCGCAAAAACCGGAGAGATCTGAGAGAAATTCAACTCCAGCTAAAAAATCAAAAGAAACGACAGCGTGATGCATGGGCATCAAATACGGGAATGTACCAATTAGCGAACATGATCACAGCGGAAGCGCAAAGAGTGTTACAGGGCAGTCGCCCATATACAGAACAAAGAACAAGAATCCATTTGGTAAACTTGCAAACTCTGGCGACCTCAGAGCACTTCTTTTTGCCAAATCCAATATGTGAGGTATGTGGGGAATTGCCTGAGGATACACCTGAGGCCGCACGTATTACTCTTCAACCAAGACCAAAGGCAAATCCCAACAGTTATCGAATCTGTTCGCTAGATGTTTTTAAGGAAGTCCTCATTCAGGAGTATCTCGATTTTCGAACTGGCATGATCAACCAAAAAACAAAAGACCACCTGACCCCATTTGCTGTCATGAGCGTGAATCTGCCGATGATAACGTCTAATGAAGGAGCAGCCGGGCGAACTCTTTCTTATGAGCAGAGTGAACTGACAGCCATCCTGGAGGCATTGGAGCGATACGCAGGTCTGCATCCACGAGGCAAAAGAACGGTCATCTGCGACAGTTATGAGAAGGTGAAAGACCACGCGCTCAACCCGCTGAAGATCGGGCTGCATTCGGAGGAACAGTATGCAAGTCCTGGTTATCCCTTCCAAAGATTTGATCCAAAACGGCCGATGAATTGGGTATGGGGTTATTCATTTTTTAAGGAGAAGCCAATCTTGGTACCAGAATCGATTGCCTACTACGACCTGAAAGATGACTTCGTCTATGAAAACTCCAATGGTTGCGCGTTAGGCAGGTGTCTAGAGGAGGCTATTTTCTACGGTATATTGGAAGTGGTGGAACGAGACGCATTTCTTTTGACATGGTACGCACAACTGCCTTTACCGCGTCTTGATCCTGAATCTGCGAAAGACAAAGAATTGCTCTTGATGATAGAGCGAATAAAAGCAGTGGCAGGTTACGATTTGTATTTGTATAACGCGACAATGGAGAATGGGATACCAAGTGTTTGGGCCATTACGAAAAACAGGAAACAGAAGGGAGTCAATCTCGTCTGTGCCGCCGGGTCTCATCCGGATCCGTTGCGAGCTGTAAAAACTGCGGTGCATGAACTGGCCGACATGCTGTTAACACTGGATGAAAAATATGAAACGCATCGGGAAGAGTTTCTGCAAATGCTGCACGATCCCTTCCGGGTGCAAAGCATGGAAGACCATGGTATGCTGTACAGTCTGCCTGAAGCGGAAGAGCGACTGCACTTTTTGCTTCATGATGATCGGCCCATGCGAACATTTGACGAGGAGTTTAAGCTGCAGGCAGGTCATCATGACCTGACGGATGATTTGAAAGGCATTCTGCAGATTTTTAAGCAATTAAACCTCGAAGTGATAGTGGTTAACCAGACGACACCAGAAATGATCAGGAATGAACTGTACAGCGTGAAAGTTCTGATCCCTGGGATGCTGCCGATGACGTTTGGCTATCACTTAACCCGCGTAACAGGACTGGATCGTGTCTTGAACGTACCCATGCAGCTTGGCTATACCAAACATCCCCTGACATATGAACAACTGAATCCGCATCCGCATCCATTTCCATAG
- a CDS encoding putative thiazole-containing bacteriocin maturation protein: MTSVNPSMRLKVKGDTYYVPDPDGRVYFQNNLGSFQMEGKGIDKWIEKLMPLFNGEHTLGELTTGLSEQRRNHIYQIADMLYQNGFVHDWSSQLSHQLSKEIMEKYAPQIEFLNSFTDSAAYRFQLYRQTKVLAVGSGPLLSALVAALLESGLPAIYIATTHSMETNRERLWELAAHARKEDSEVKLEEIYLQKNDRDGWQKAVQTFQVVLYVQQEGDLEELRVLYSICKEQNKIFIPAIYHDQVGIAGPVLRPDADGCFESARRRIHRSSFKNGSCFSAYSPISAAMLANIVVFELLKTITGTSGQENKIFLMNLETMEGEWHPFTPHPLVTGGARVKWVKDTNLLFEQRLPQNGSYDLPAFFGSLTSEQTGIFHTWDEGDLEQLPLAQCRVVVVDPISEGPVELLADIVCSALTHDGARREAGLAGIEAYASRMAKPLFGTEEFIGIGAGETVPEAVTRGLQKSLTAELRKQLENHQTAVYPVELNSIEDKHSLFYLQALTIMNGPPTVCLGEEISGFPVVWIGTNDRWYYSVCLHLTMGLRTALQQALWVNHNPSLSQTTTYGINPSSIVVKEKLPHSLVIPTVEEAAHSEMLQAALSSLRRNNKELFVCELELEQVFKEELAGVFGVLLRKDES; this comes from the coding sequence ATGACGTCTGTCAACCCATCCATGCGACTAAAAGTAAAAGGGGATACGTATTACGTTCCAGATCCAGACGGCCGTGTGTATTTTCAAAACAATCTAGGATCATTTCAGATGGAAGGGAAGGGAATTGACAAGTGGATTGAAAAACTGATGCCCTTGTTTAACGGGGAACATACATTGGGAGAATTGACAACTGGGCTGTCTGAACAGCGTAGAAATCACATATATCAGATTGCAGACATGCTGTACCAAAACGGCTTTGTCCACGATTGGAGCAGTCAGCTTTCACACCAGTTATCTAAGGAAATTATGGAGAAATACGCTCCTCAGATAGAATTTTTGAACAGCTTCACTGATTCCGCTGCTTATCGTTTTCAGTTGTACCGTCAAACCAAAGTGCTGGCCGTTGGCTCTGGTCCCCTACTTTCTGCTTTGGTTGCAGCATTGTTGGAATCAGGATTGCCTGCCATATACATAGCCACTACCCATTCCATGGAGACCAATCGGGAACGTTTGTGGGAATTGGCAGCACATGCTCGAAAAGAGGACTCCGAGGTAAAGCTGGAGGAAATTTACCTGCAAAAAAATGATCGGGATGGTTGGCAGAAGGCTGTGCAGACTTTTCAAGTTGTCTTATATGTACAACAAGAAGGCGACCTTGAGGAATTGCGGGTGCTTTATTCGATTTGCAAGGAACAAAACAAAATCTTTATTCCAGCTATTTACCACGACCAAGTGGGAATTGCGGGGCCAGTTTTACGTCCAGATGCAGATGGATGTTTTGAATCGGCCAGGCGCCGAATCCACCGATCTTCATTCAAGAACGGCTCTTGTTTCAGTGCTTATTCCCCCATTTCCGCTGCCATGTTAGCAAACATCGTTGTGTTTGAATTGCTGAAGACCATTACAGGGACATCTGGGCAGGAAAATAAAATCTTTCTCATGAATTTGGAGACGATGGAAGGAGAGTGGCATCCGTTTACCCCTCACCCTCTGGTGACTGGTGGTGCACGTGTGAAATGGGTGAAGGACACGAATCTACTTTTTGAACAACGTCTTCCTCAAAATGGCTCATATGATTTGCCAGCATTCTTTGGTTCGTTAACATCGGAGCAAACAGGAATTTTTCATACTTGGGACGAGGGGGATTTGGAACAACTCCCATTGGCGCAATGCCGAGTGGTAGTAGTTGATCCCATATCCGAAGGTCCGGTAGAGTTACTTGCAGACATCGTTTGTTCAGCTTTGACGCATGATGGAGCTAGGCGTGAAGCAGGATTGGCGGGAATTGAAGCGTATGCATCGAGAATGGCTAAACCGCTATTTGGAACTGAGGAATTTATTGGGATAGGCGCGGGTGAGACAGTTCCGGAAGCCGTTACCCGAGGATTGCAAAAGAGTTTGACAGCAGAGCTGCGTAAACAGCTCGAAAACCACCAAACGGCTGTTTATCCAGTTGAGCTGAACTCAATAGAAGATAAACATTCTCTTTTTTACTTACAGGCTCTGACAATCATGAACGGCCCACCGACGGTATGCCTGGGGGAGGAAATATCAGGCTTCCCGGTAGTCTGGATAGGCACAAATGATCGCTGGTATTACAGCGTATGCTTACATCTGACTATGGGATTGCGCACCGCATTGCAGCAGGCGTTATGGGTAAACCATAACCCATCTCTTAGCCAAACAACGACATATGGGATTAATCCGTCCTCCATTGTAGTAAAAGAAAAGCTTCCACACAGTTTAGTCATCCCCACAGTTGAAGAGGCAGCACACTCCGAAATGTTGCAAGCCGCCTTGTCCTCTTTGCGACGAAACAATAAAGAGCTGTTCGTTTGTGAATTGGAATTGGAGCAAGTCTTTAAAGAGGAATTGGCAGGAGTATTTGGTGTGCTGTTGCGAAAGGATGAATCCTGA
- a CDS encoding matrixin family metalloprotease, translating into MSNSLTRRKTAHFSLNVIVQKGAFEDMEIAKSTVKQNVVYAQRYFDRNAEVNGFPWMNLVFHEENDIFENDRLQHSFNSSHDLRDFFIEAARAGGWRKTKQRLPCINIYYLTSIPPDGISAGVHIPGAATFCNQRAIEKLSLLLRKWKRASPSEHLALYGIIKHRPSVFLNANAIAPSTLAHEIGHILGLGHSSEPSNLMYPIANQRIRCELTYEQSICLRDGIWKYSHGYFPFL; encoded by the coding sequence ATGTCTAACTCTCTAACGAGGAGAAAAACCGCACATTTCTCATTAAATGTTATTGTACAGAAAGGTGCATTTGAGGATATGGAAATAGCCAAGTCTACGGTGAAACAAAACGTTGTCTATGCGCAACGTTATTTTGATAGGAACGCTGAAGTGAATGGTTTTCCATGGATGAATCTCGTGTTCCATGAAGAAAATGATATCTTCGAAAATGACAGGCTTCAGCATAGCTTCAACTCATCCCACGACTTGCGGGATTTTTTTATTGAAGCCGCTCGTGCAGGAGGTTGGAGAAAAACAAAACAACGACTACCTTGTATTAACATCTACTACCTTACTTCAATCCCTCCTGATGGTATATCTGCTGGCGTTCATATACCCGGTGCTGCAACATTCTGCAATCAACGGGCAATCGAAAAACTATCTTTGCTGCTGCGGAAATGGAAGAGGGCCAGCCCTTCAGAACACCTTGCCTTGTACGGTATTATTAAGCATCGCCCTTCCGTTTTTCTTAATGCAAATGCTATTGCGCCATCTACATTGGCCCATGAGATTGGTCACATCTTGGGGTTAGGCCACAGTTCAGAACCGAGTAACCTTATGTACCCCATAGCTAATCAACGAATTCGATGTGAACTAACCTATGAACAGAGCATTTGTTTGAGAGATGGAATATGGAAGTACAGCCACGGGTATTTTCCGTTCCTATGA
- a CDS encoding aminotransferase-like domain-containing protein — MKREALSNSHSDKLFEQVYEYLLDRIRREEWRVHEKLPSVRTLALELNVHRLTVFKAFQLLKQNRHVYVKDKSGYYVQPSSLLPVESMDDPIVSAYVHKSHLSEIHQVQATYQFSKALIEPNLLPNHYFSEYVKKVFDLYPKVLGTYSTTQGDQELREALCSYYISRYHFHLSPDELMITSGSQEAIDLVARVLVKPRDVVLLERPTYSPAIDVFRRQGAKIIPVEIHPHGYDLEQVERLLQKEKPRLFYLNPTFHNPTGYTVPAEQRKRLVELAAKYQCLIVEDDPCRDMYFGDEPPLPFFSYDTEGYVIYLRSFSKYIAPGLSIATVACRPSMMNYLIQAKSLSDSGAPLLNQKIFLHYFFSERMQQHLAKLRIALAIRRDIMEDELSVTDWEWSSPPGGFNLWVKLPDSVPMESLLGKCIEQSITFVPGAICDPLRELSSWIRLSYSYLNEQQLRDGLQRLVSTVRQLDIKE; from the coding sequence ATAAAAAGGGAGGCTCTTTCAAATAGTCATTCTGATAAGCTGTTCGAGCAAGTGTATGAATATCTTCTGGACCGGATCAGACGCGAAGAGTGGAGGGTACACGAGAAGCTTCCTTCTGTTCGAACGTTGGCGTTGGAATTGAATGTGCATCGCCTGACGGTTTTTAAAGCATTTCAATTATTAAAACAAAACCGCCATGTGTATGTGAAGGATAAGTCGGGGTATTATGTACAACCGAGCAGCCTGCTGCCAGTAGAGTCGATGGATGATCCAATCGTTTCTGCCTATGTGCACAAGAGTCACCTTTCTGAAATTCATCAGGTGCAGGCGACCTATCAATTTTCCAAAGCATTGATCGAGCCGAATTTATTGCCAAATCACTACTTTTCCGAGTACGTGAAGAAAGTGTTTGATCTGTATCCAAAAGTGCTAGGTACCTATTCCACCACACAAGGAGATCAGGAGCTGCGGGAAGCACTGTGCAGCTATTATATCAGCCGTTATCATTTCCACCTGTCACCCGATGAGCTGATGATCACATCCGGTTCGCAGGAAGCGATTGATTTGGTTGCCAGAGTCCTCGTAAAGCCGCGTGATGTCGTGTTGCTGGAGAGACCCACTTACAGTCCTGCCATCGATGTATTCAGAAGACAGGGCGCCAAAATAATTCCGGTTGAGATTCATCCGCATGGTTATGATTTGGAGCAGGTTGAACGGTTGCTGCAAAAAGAAAAACCGCGTCTGTTTTATCTCAATCCGACCTTTCATAATCCAACGGGCTATACCGTTCCCGCCGAACAACGGAAGAGACTGGTAGAGCTGGCTGCGAAATATCAGTGTCTGATCGTAGAGGATGATCCGTGCCGCGATATGTACTTTGGCGATGAGCCTCCACTGCCGTTTTTTTCTTACGATACGGAGGGGTACGTCATTTATTTGCGCAGCTTTAGCAAGTACATCGCGCCGGGGCTCAGTATTGCCACTGTGGCATGTCGTCCATCTATGATGAACTATTTGATTCAAGCGAAATCACTGTCAGACAGCGGAGCACCCCTATTGAATCAAAAGATTTTTTTGCATTATTTCTTCTCCGAACGAATGCAGCAGCATTTGGCAAAGTTGCGGATTGCATTGGCCATTCGCCGGGATATCATGGAGGATGAGCTGTCAGTGACCGACTGGGAGTGGTCCAGCCCACCAGGAGGCTTTAATTTATGGGTAAAGCTGCCTGATTCCGTCCCAATGGAAAGTCTTCTGGGCAAATGCATAGAGCAATCCATTACGTTTGTTCCCGGTGCGATCTGTGACCCGCTGCGAGAGCTGAGCTCTTGGATACGCCTCAGTTATTCTTATTTGAATGAACAACAGCTGCGGGATGGTTTGCAAAGGCTCGTTAGTACGGTTCGCCAGTTGGATATAAAGGAATGA
- a CDS encoding DMT family transporter, whose protein sequence is MVLLNYVIMCLIFGTTFLAIKVGIDAGAPPFFSGGLRFFLAGVILFSFMLWKKQARLSLLLHKEMFLTGIGLTFGTFATLYWAEQHISSGIAAILSATAPLMVMLLQTGISRQKLPGIAWAGCLVAFVGVFLLILPGVTISFSLLWLTGCMAVIFGQIFYSAGTVYSRSVIQRFQDTSPIALNAAQMMYGGAMLLVLSLFTEQVHVESMLTANAILSLLYLIVVGSMMGHTIFYWLVAKTNPVFPSTWLYISPLIALSLGVILYNEPLYLLSFVGGITIIVGIILINMDGLKQLMGKKVSKLSDISN, encoded by the coding sequence ATGGTACTGCTTAATTATGTGATCATGTGCTTGATATTCGGAACGACTTTTCTGGCAATCAAAGTCGGGATTGATGCGGGGGCGCCGCCGTTTTTCTCAGGAGGACTTCGGTTCTTTCTGGCAGGTGTCATTTTGTTTTCGTTTATGCTCTGGAAAAAACAGGCGCGACTATCGCTGCTGCTTCATAAAGAAATGTTCCTTACTGGTATCGGTTTGACATTTGGGACATTTGCCACCTTGTATTGGGCGGAGCAGCATATAAGCTCAGGAATCGCCGCGATTTTATCGGCAACAGCACCGCTTATGGTCATGCTGCTTCAAACAGGCATTTCTCGGCAAAAGCTCCCCGGTATTGCGTGGGCGGGTTGCTTGGTTGCCTTTGTTGGTGTCTTTTTGCTGATTTTACCCGGTGTGACCATCTCATTCAGTCTGCTTTGGCTTACAGGGTGCATGGCAGTCATATTCGGGCAAATCTTTTATTCTGCTGGTACCGTTTACTCCCGTAGCGTCATCCAACGGTTTCAAGATACTTCACCCATCGCTTTGAATGCAGCACAGATGATGTATGGAGGAGCCATGCTGCTTGTATTATCTCTGTTCACCGAGCAAGTGCATGTCGAATCGATGCTCACGGCAAATGCGATCCTCTCGCTCCTGTACTTGATCGTCGTGGGTTCCATGATGGGGCACACCATATTCTATTGGCTCGTTGCCAAAACCAATCCTGTGTTTCCCTCCACGTGGCTCTATATCTCTCCGTTGATTGCCTTAAGCTTGGGCGTCATCCTGTACAATGAGCCGCTTTATCTCCTGTCGTTCGTAGGGGGAATCACGATTATTGTCGGGATTATCCTGATTAACATGGATGGCTTGAAGCAGTTGATGGGTAAAAAGGTGAGCAAGTTGAGTGACATAAGCAATTAG